TAAACCTTTTTAAAGAATCTCACTAATTTTATGCAAAAACAAAAGAAAATAAAGAAATTTAAAAAAATTCTGTCAAAGAGCTAACATTTTGACAGTCACTTTCATAGAATAAGATAAATATCATCAAAACAAAAATATTAATATATTATTTAGAAACAGTGAAAAAATGAAAATAAACGCAACATTAACATTAAAATATAAAACTGAGGAATCTGCTTCATTAATATATAATTCATTGGAAGCAGATAATAAGAACTATATTGAAAGCAGAATAAGCGGGAAAACAATTAATTATGAAATAAATAGTGACAAATTAGGAAGTTTTCTTGCAACAGTTGATGATTTAATTGCTTCAGAAATAGTAGCTGAAAAAATTATCAACAAAACCGCTTAGAATGAAAAGTTTTATATAAATAGAAATAATAAATATAAACATTAATAAAATTTATTCATTAGAGAGTGTATACTTATGGAATGTCATTATCATCCTGAAAGAGAAGGTACAGATACCTGTGCAATATGTGGAAAATCAATTTGTAAAGAATGTGGTTTAGAAATAGCTGGAAAAATTTATTGTAAAGACTGTTTAGAAAAAATTGTAGGACTTGGAATTGACAATAATCAACAACAAGCTCCTGCTGTACAAG
This portion of the uncultured Methanobrevibacter sp. genome encodes:
- a CDS encoding KEOPS complex subunit Pcc1, which translates into the protein MKINATLTLKYKTEESASLIYNSLEADNKNYIESRISGKTINYEINSDKLGSFLATVDDLIASEIVAEKIINKTA